A portion of the Juglans microcarpa x Juglans regia isolate MS1-56 chromosome 1D, Jm3101_v1.0, whole genome shotgun sequence genome contains these proteins:
- the LOC121258128 gene encoding G-type lectin S-receptor-like serine/threonine-protein kinase SD2-5, producing the protein MGLFQIRTLFLCLLLVLETCIASIQQFGRIYPGYQASQMVYIDNKGIFLRSNDMNFALGFYTSLDVTLFLLVIIHMPSSRVVWTANRGLLVRNSDCFVFGKNGNVYLERGNGVAWSTNTTGETAKAMELHDTGNLVLVGAGGRILWQSFSHPTDTLLPGQEFLEGMQLKSFPNRHSLSHYLDFRSGDLILSAGFETPQLYWSISNDSRKTNNSISGKVQSVTLVFTSWNFYDQNKTLLWQFVFSNSPGWNAFWVAVLGSDGSISFYNLQKGKSVTPEAIKIPQSSCGTPEPCDPYHVCSFDNRCQCPSLLRSNSDCKPQINSTCNGSKSSVKLLHIGEELNYFALNFVTPLMKSDLNACKEACLGNCSCLVLFFENSSGSCILFDQIGSLQRSNMGSTGYSTYMKVLGGQGPAVENRRKNILLIMVIAFATVTIIIGLLYAGYWYLKKKISPQYHLDDSEEDDFLDNLPGMPLRFSYIYLSRATQNFSTKIGQGGFGSVYVGVLPDGTQVAVKKLESTVQGTKEFKAEVTTIGSIHHVHLVKLKGFCAEGPHRLLVYEYMEKGSLDKWIFNKNEEGHLLDWDTRFNIALGTAKGLAYLHEECEVKIVHCDIKPENVLLDDNFVAKVSDFGMAKLMNREQSIVYTTLRGTRGYLAPEWITNFAISEKSDVYSYGMVLLEIIGGRKNYDSGENSEKVHFPSYAFKMLEGGKLKEIIDTELEIDEKDDRVVTAIKLALWCIQDDMHLRPPMTKVVQILEGFCAAPPPPTSSQLGSLSGFSRWSSQGATSSGFENYSGDVALSDVRLSGPR; encoded by the coding sequence ATGGGTTTGTTCCAAATTAGAACCTTATTTCTTTGCCTCCTCCTTGTACTTGAGACCTGCATAGCCAGCATTCAACAGTTTGGCCGGATATATCCTGGGTACCAAGCGTCTCAGATGgtatatattgataataaagGTATATTTCTGAGGTCGAATGATATGAATTTTGCTTTGGGCTTCTATACTAGTTTGGATGTCACATTGTTTCTACTAGTTATCATTCACATGCCTAGTTCCAGAGTGGTCTGGACTGCTAATAGGGGCTTATTGGTTCGAAATAGCGATTGCTTTGTGTTTGGAAAAAATGGGAACGTCTACTTGGAACGTGGAAATGGTGTGGCTTGGTCCACAAACACTACAGGAGAAACGGCTAAAGCCATGGAATTGCACGATACAGGAAACTTGGTATTGGTTGGGGCTGGTGGAAGAATTCTATGGCAGAGTTTTAGCCATCCTACTGATACCCTTTTGCCTGGTCAGGAATTCTTGGAAGGAATGCAGCTCAAAAGTTTCCCCAACCGTCATAGCTTGTCTCACTATCTCGATTTCAGGTCAGGTGATTTGATCTTGTCGGCAGGGTTTGAAACTCCGCAACTTTATTGGTCCATATCAAATGACAGCCGGAAAACCAATAACAGCATCAGCGGCAAGGTTCAATCTGTTACTCTGGTGTTTACTTCCTGGAATTTCTACGATCAAAATAAAACCTTACTTTGGCAATTTGTCTTCTCCAATAGTCCTGGATGGAATGCCTTCTGGGTTGCTGTTTTAGGCTCCGATGGCTCCATATCATTCTATAATCTTCAAAAGGGGAAGTCAGTTACTCCCGAGGCAATAAAAATACCACAAAGTTCCTGTGGCACTCCAGAGCCTTGTGACCCATACCATGTGTGCTCTTTTGACAATAGATGCCAATGCCCTTCACTTCTCAGATCGAACTCTGATTGCAAGCCTCAGATTAACTCAACGTGCAATGGCTCCAAGAGTTCAGTAAAGCTTCTACACATTGGCGAAGAGCTTAATTATTTTGCACTGAACTTCGTTACACCTTTGATGAAATCCGATCTAAATGCTTGCAAAGAAGCATGCCTAGGAAATTGTTCTTGCCTCGTGCTGTTCTTTGAAAACTCTTCTGGGAGTTGTATTCTATTTGACCAAATTGGAAGTTTGCAACGGTCTAATATGGGTTCTACTGGTTATAGCACGTATATGAAGGTTTTAGGTGGTCAAGGTCCTGCAGTCGAAAATAGAAGGAAGAACATTCTTTTAATCATGGTCATAGCTTTTGCAACTGTGACGATTATTATTGGTCTACTTTATGCAGGATACTGGTAcctcaaaaagaagatatcacCACAATATCATTTAGATGATTCGGAAGAGGATGATTTCTTGGACAATCTTCCTGGGATGCCTCTTCGTTTCAGTTATATTTATCTTTCCAGAGCAACCCAAAACTTCTCTACAAAAATTGGCCAAGGAGGGTTTGGTTCAGTCTATGTAGGTGTGCTCCCAGATGGTACACAAGTCGCAGTGAAAAAGTTAGAGAGCACTGTTCAGGGGACGAAAGAGTTTAAAGCTGAAGTTACCACCATCGGGAGTATCCATCATGTGCATCTGGTCAAGCTAAAAGGCTTTTGCGCTGAAGGGCCTCACCGGCTTCTTGTATATGAGTACATGGAAAAAGGTTCATTAGATAAATGGATCTTCAATAAGAATGAAGAGGGTCACTTATTGGATTGGGATACGAGATTTAATATTGCTTTGGGAACAGCAAAGGGTTTGGCTTATCTCCATGAGGAATGTGAAGTGAAGATTGTCCACTGTGATATTAAACCTGAAAATGTTCTTCTTGACGATAATTTTGTTGCCAAAGTTTCAGACTTTGGGATGGCTAAGCTAATGAACCGAGAACAGAGCATTGTGTATACAACTCTAAGGGGTACAAGAGGGTACCTTGCACCAGAATGGATTACCAACTTTGCCATCTCAGAGAAGAGTGATGTATACAGCTATGGCATGGTCTTGCTTGAGATTATAGGAGGAAGGAAGAATTATGATTCGGGAGAGAATTCAGAGAAAGTCCATTTTCCTTCTTATGCGTTCAAGATGTTGGAAGGaggaaaattgaaagaaatcatTGACACAGAGCTAGAGATCGATGAAAAAGACGATAGGGTAGTCACAGCCATCAAACTTGCTTTGTGGTGTATACAAGATGATATGCATTTGAGGCCACCAATGACTAAAGTAGTCCAAATTCTTGAAGGCTTTTGTGCTGCCCCTCCGCCTCCAACCTCCTCTCAGCTAGGTTCACTGTCAGGTTTCTCTAGATGGAGCAGTCAAGGGGCTACTTCATCAGGATTTGAAAATTACTCCGGTGATGTAGCCTTGTCAGATGTTCGCTTATCAGGACCAAGATGA
- the LOC121258094 gene encoding LOW QUALITY PROTEIN: G-type lectin S-receptor-like serine/threonine-protein kinase SD2-5 (The sequence of the model RefSeq protein was modified relative to this genomic sequence to represent the inferred CDS: inserted 1 base in 1 codon), with protein sequence MGLLHFVTLCLCLLSVFESCIAINQHVGQIYPGFQASHSEWADKNGLFLSSNNSAFAFGFYTALDVELFLLVVIHMGSSKVVWTANRGLLVNNFDKFVFEENGNVFLEIGDGVVWSTNTTGEKVGSVELQDSGNLVLLAENRSILWQSFSHPTDTLLPGQVFREGMRLKSFPNRNNLSHYVEFKSGDMVLYAGFETPQLYWSITNDNRKSNNNVTSSVHSVSLVSNSWNFYNQEGLLLWQFVFSDFNGTSALWAAILGSDGSISFYNLQKGKSVAPEATKIPENSCGVPENCDPYYVCYFDNWCQCPXLLSSEFNCKPQTVSTCNSSKSSAKLLYVGEKLTYFALGFVKPLLKSNLNACQEACLTSCSCLVLFFERTSGRCFLFDQIGNLQRSAQGSPGYISYTKVSGVRNGGPSPASREERKHVIAIVIIVIATISVSLGLIYMGFWCHCKRKGLLEYSRDNLEEDNFLNSLSGAPVRFSYSDLSRATKNFTTKIGAGGFGSVYLGVLPDGTRLAVKKLEAIGQGKKEFRAEVTIIGSIHHVHLVKLRGFCAEGSHRLLVYEYMGKGSLDKWIFKNNEGSHLLDWDTRFNIALGTAKGLAYLHEECEVKIVHCDIKPENVLLDDNFAAKVSDFGLAKLMNREQSLVHTTLRGTRGYLAPEWITKYAISEKSDVYSYGMVLLEIIGGRKNYHPEHSLEKAYLPSYASKMLEEGKLKEIFDSELEIDENDERVSAAIKVALWCIQDDMHLRPPMTKVVQMLEGICAVPSPPISSQISSHSKFFKWSSGETTSSGPIDYHSEVAMSDVRLSGPR encoded by the exons ATGGGTTTGTTACATTTCGTAACGTTGTGTCTATGTCTCCTCTCTGTGTTTGAGAGCTGCATTGCCATTAATCAGCATGTTGGTCAGATATATCCTGGATTCCAAGCGTCTCATAGCGAATGGGCCGATAAAAATGGGCTATTTCTGTCATCCAACAATTCGGCATTCGCCTTCGGCTTTTACACTGCCCTGGATGTGGAATTGTTTTTACTAGTAGTCATTCACATGGGTAGTTCCAAAGTGGTTTGGACTGCTAATAGAGGCTTACTGGTTAACAATTTTGACAAGTTTGTTTTCGAAGAAAATGGAAATGTGTTTTTGGAAATTGGGGACGGTGTAGTTTGGTCTACTAATACAACAGGGGAAAAGGTTGGATCCGTGGAATTGCAGGATTCAGGAAACTTGGTATTGCTTGCCGAGAATAGAAGTATTCTTTGGCAGAGCTTTAGCCATCCCACTGATACCCTTTTACCTGGCCAGGTGTTCCGGGAAGGAATGAGACTTAAAAGCTTCCCAAACCGCAACAACTTGTCTCATTATGTTGAGTTCAAGTCAGGTGATATGGTCTTGTATGCAGGTTTTGAAACCCCACAACTCTACTGGTCTATAACAAATGATAACCGGAAAAGCAATAACAATGTCACCAGCAGCGTCCATTCTGTCTCTCTGGTGTCCAATTCATGGAACTTTTATAATCAAGAAGGACTTTTGCTTTGGCAATTTGTCTTCTCTGACTTTAATGGCACCAGTGCCTTGTGGGCTGCTATTTTAGGCTCTGATGGGTCAATATCATTCTATAATCTTCAGAAGGGAAAGAGTGTCGCTCCAGAGGCAACTAAGATACCAGAAAATTCCTGCGGTGTTCCAGAGAATTGTGACCCATATTATGTGTGCTATTTTGACAACTGGTGCCAATGCC CGCTTCTCAGCTCTGAATTTAATTGCAAACCTCAGACCGTGTCAACCTGTAATAGCTCCAAAAGTTCAGCCAAGCTTTTATACGTTGGTGAGAAGCTTACTTATTTTGCACTTGGATTTGTTAAACCCCTTTTGAAATCTAATCTAAATGCATGCCAAGAAGCTTGCCTTACAAGCTGCTCTTGCCTTGTGCTGTTCTTCGAAAGGACCTCTGGGAGATGCTTTCTATTCGACCAGATAGGGAATCTGCAACGCTCTGCTCAAGGTTCTCCTGGTTATATTTCATACACGAAGGTCTCAGGTGTCAGAAATGGTGGACCAAGTCCTGCAAGCAGAGAGGAAAGGAAGCACGTTATAGCAATTGTAATAATTGTTATTGCAACCATATCGGTAAGTCTTGGTCTAATTTACATGGGATTCTGGTGTCACTGCAAAAGGAAGGGATTGCTGGAATATTCTCGAGACAACCTGGAAGAAGATAATTTCTTGAATAGTCTTTCTGGGGCACCTGTTCGTTTCAGTTATAGTGATCTCAGTCGAGCAACCAAGAACTTTACTACAAAGATTGGTGCAGGCGGGTTTGGATCAGTCTACCTCGGTGTGCTTCCAGATGGTACCCGCTTGGCTGTGAAAAAACTGGAGGCCATTGGGCAGGGAAAGAAGGAGTTTAGAGCTGAAGTCACAATTATCGGGAGTATCCATCATGTCCATCTGGTCAAGCTCAGAGGATTCTGCGCTGAGGGGTCTCACCGGCTTCTTGTCTATGAATACATGGGAAAGGGGTCTTTAGATAAATGGATATTTAAGAACAATGAAGGAAGTCACTTATTGGATTGGGATACCAGATTCAACATAGCATTAGGGACTGCAAAGGGATTAGCTTATCTCCACGAGGAGTGTGAAGTGAAGATTGTTCATTGCGATATAAAACCTGAAAATGTTCTTCTTGACGATAATTTTGCTGCAAAAGTATCTGATTTTGGTCTGGCCAAGCTAATGAACCGGGAACAGAGCCTTGTGCACACGACGCTAAGGGGTACAAGAGGTTACCTTGCACCCGAATGGATCACCAAGTATGCCATATCAGAGAAGAGTGATGTATACAGCTATGGCATGGTCTTGCTTGAGATCATTGGAGGGAGGAAGAATTACCATCCAGAACATAGTTTAGAGAAAGCCTATCTTCCCTCTTATGCCTCCAagatgttagaagaaggaaaactgaaagaaatatttgatTCTGAGCTAGAGATAGATGAGAATGATGAAAGGGTTTCCGCTGCAATCAAGGTGGCACTGTGGTGTATACAGGACGACATGCATTTAAGACCACCAATGACTAAAGTTGTCCAAATGCTTGAAGGCATTTGTGCTGTGCCTTCGCCTCCAATCTCCTCCCAAATCAGTTCTCACTCGAAGTTCTTCAAATGGAGCAGTGGAGAGACTACTTCATCAGGACCGATTGATTACCATAGCGAGGTGGCCATGTCAGATGTGCGGCTATCAGGCCCAAGATGA